The sequence below is a genomic window from Thioclava nitratireducens.
TCCCGTCGGCGAAGCTGAGCGTGGCGGTGCCGAAGAAATGCACATGCACATCGCCCGGATCGCGGAACGGCGCGTATTTGAAGTGATGATGTTCGAGATTGGCGATTGTGTGGGACATGTTCGCCTCGCCCGACAGGAATGGCTTTTCCCAGAGCGTTTCGCCACCGCGCAGGATGCGGCTGGTGCCCTCGACGCTGTCCGGCAGATCGCCCACCAGCATCTCGGGACCAAAGCTCGCCGGGCGCAGCTTGGAATGGGCGAGCCACAGGTAGTTCCCGCGCTCGGTGACGTGGTCGGAGAACTCGTTGCCCAGCGCGAAGCCCACGCGGACCGGCTGCCCGTCGGGCGCGATGACGTAGAGCCCCGCGACCTCCGGTTCCTCGCCACCGTCGAGCGCGAAGTTCGGCGAGGTCAGCGCAGCGCCCGGCGCGACAGCGGCCAGACCGTTGCCCTTGTAGAACCACTCGGGCTGCACACCCACGGAGCCAGCGGCGGGCTTGCCGCCCTCCAGCCCCATGCGGAACATCTTCATGCTGTCGGTCATCTCCTCGGTGACCTTGGTGTGCATCGCGTCGCGGGTGGAGGCGGAGCCCAGATGGGTCAGCCCCGTCCCCGTCAGATGCAGATGCGCGGCAACGGGATGATCGAGCGGCACCAGCATGCGCCCCTCGGCATAGGCGGCCTCCAGGTCCACCTCGTCCCCCTGCCCGCGCGCGGCGATCTCGGCAGCCAGATCATGTCCGGCGGCGATGGCGGCCAGTGCCAGATCGCGCGTGGTGGAGACACCCGGCACCAGATGCGCGGGGCCGTCTTCACGCACGGCCACGGCGCGCGATCCGTCGGCAAGGGTCAATTGCGAGAGCAACATCTCAGGCTTCCTTGTTCTTGTTGTAGACATCGAAGAAGACCGCGGCGAGCAGCACGAGCCCCTTGATGACCTGTTGGTAATCGATGCCGATC
It includes:
- the araD1 gene encoding AraD1 family protein gives rise to the protein MLLSQLTLADGSRAVAVREDGPAHLVPGVSTTRDLALAAIAAGHDLAAEIAARGQGDEVDLEAAYAEGRMLVPLDHPVAAHLHLTGTGLTHLGSASTRDAMHTKVTEEMTDSMKMFRMGLEGGKPAAGSVGVQPEWFYKGNGLAAVAPGAALTSPNFALDGGEEPEVAGLYVIAPDGQPVRVGFALGNEFSDHVTERGNYLWLAHSKLRPASFGPEMLVGDLPDSVEGTSRILRGGETLWEKPFLSGEANMSHTIANLEHHHFKYAPFRDPGDVHVHFFGTATLSFADGISAEPGDVFEIECPQFGLALRNPLARNSDASAPVAVASL